ACCATTTAGCCATGGACGAACCTCCCACAGATCGATGTCGCAAAAGTCAAAAATGGAATAATTTAAACTAATTAACATTATTGACCCAAAACTTGTTGTcaggttttttttgtaaaatttttaaaagaaaatcaaacTTAGAACAAGCAATAGATAattttttatccaaaaattttgttttatatccTCTGCTAATTCAGAACAAATGTGGTTTATTCGTGTGAGTTTTAgtaaataaaaagaacaaatgAGTCTACGTTAGCCCTTGATGTCGCACAACAATAGttgatataaaatttttttaccttttaaatTCACCATTCTGTTTCTCTTTTTTCTAACTCAGAAAATAGCAGCTTGACAGTGTAGTCATAAACTTTACATCTTACATCAACGCGGTAttatttgtttaacaaataGGGTAGGACTTTGCGTAAAACACCCTACCCGGTACAAAATTCTTTTCAATAAAACTTCTACTTGCAACATGTAAGTATGATGACAAAGACATCTATCTATTATCATTTTGAATAAGAGTTAGATAATTCCAACACTTGTGGAACAAGCCGTCACTAAAATTATGTTATAAGTGACAAGCTCTTTTCTGAAgtaattttgaaaacaaaaaacatttctgtattCACGCTTGTACGTTTATGTCATAAAATCATAACTCGGAAGAGATAATGAGATTGTAAATTTTCCTGCTTTCTGATGTTATGCACGTTTTGTTCAGAGAAACGTTTTGGAAAATTTGCATTTTCTAATGGTGTATAAAAACGGACACGTGTTTTTACTGGAAAGACAAAGATAcactttttcaaaattaaaattcgcAATAGACAGCGGCAAAAATAGCTCTGTAGCTCTCTCAGTATGTATGTGTACAATTTATTCCAACTAATGAAAACCATGCAGGATGGCCTGACGCAGTATTTAAACCGTCAAGAGACATAAGGATTGGAGAAGTTAACCAAAGCACAAAAAGGGGTGGGTGAGTGGGTGGGTAGATTGGTTGGTTGGGAGTTAAAAAGGGGGCCATTCTTGAAAATTGATAGCGGCGTATGTTACTTACATCTATTTCCAACAGTTGAATCCAATTTCACAAGTTTTATGTAAAGACACGCGTACACGTGCATATGCGCACATAATTTAGACTCGATGTtctaattaaaataatattggGAAATCAAGTTGTGTTGAATTGAGAAATACTTagcaaacaataaataaataatgtctTCATAAAAACCTAAATGAAAAATAGAAGGAACAAATAAATATTGTAAGTTCTGAATGATAATTCAACGTGCGGCATTTTATCACCAAATCATTAACACAAGCACGTTTCGAAAGAATGCGTTTTTTCCCGAAATAGACCGCAACTATGCATATCTCAACCCTCACTAAAGTAGTTACGGGTAAGATTGAAAGAACATATCCTGTTCTGGCATCATTTTACCTACTGACATTATTCATATTAAGAGACCCatcgtaatttttcttaccaccaggaAATCGGAATAGCTAAGGTGGGGAGAATTACTCTGGATCTTAAACGAAATTTCTACGCTCAGAATACGGACCGCGCTTTTTTGATTAGTTAATTCTATTGTCTGCTTACGTAGTCAATATTTGGAAATCCTGTTTTGAGCGCGAATGGTACACTTACCCGAACAAATAGAAATAATTCTTGTATTATTTAATAGGGTAAGATGTCACCACGTCGAGTTTGTGTTTATTGGTTAATTGTGATTCGGGGTTTGCTTTTAAGAAGGATTTGAATTTTCGctctgacatttgtttgcgtctaagcttgtGTTTGAGAAAAACTCAATTTGATATTCTCAAAGAAAGAATTGTTAACTAGGTTATATTTATATCAGTTGGGCAAATCAACCACAAACTCGCGAAACTTGTCCCGGTACCCGAGTGGAgtatcaaattttttataaaaaggacGTTTTTTGTTAGAAAAATGGGTGCTCCTAAAGATCATATGCGAATatataaagagaaaaaattaCTCACCTGTTTCTTCCGGGCAATGTCCAcaactttttttacaaaacaatgCGCGTTACGGAAATTTCATTTCgcgaatttaaaaacaaaaaaggtttttcttCGCAAGCATTTATTTTCtcgaaaatctaaaatttttcaCGAGTGTGAAAgacaacttcgtccccaggggaTCTTgttcttttctgaccccgggacgaaCCTTTTTCGTCACACCTATCTCATATGAcacctatcaataagcgcagcgccgatgagagacaaaaagcactgggaacgaggttgtgtgAAAGACAGTAAAGGGAAGAGGGTACTTTTGCTATTGAGAAAATCTGacataaaaataattgtttttgcaggattttaattttttttcgtgtGTTACAAAAAATCTAATATTTCgcaagaatttaatttcgcgaatttgaaaaatttaattttttcgcaAGAATTTGATTTCATAAAATTAATGATaattcacaaaaatttcttACCCTTAAGGTATCATATTTCCTATTTCATGTATCTTTATTATTCGCGATTTCAGTATTCACACTTTTTTGTTACAAGCAACCCCTTAAAATGTTGTGTCCCATTTGCTAGCATTCGCTTCAgccgcattttttttttgtatttttagaaCAGAGTTGCTGATTTGTGTAAGTATTACTTCATACTTTCTTTTACCCTTGTCATATTTTAGTAGAGTTTATTAGTATATTCAGTTCtataattttttaagttttttgtatTGAAGCATAGTCGTTTATTCTGACCACAATTGAATATAATATAACATTAAACTAAACGTGGGAAAAGCGGTCAAAGTAAGAGTTAAAACAGCTAACCACCAGTTTTCACAGAAAGACCAGAGGACCAACAACTCTTTCTCTTTTCTTTCAAACAACTTATTTAGTACGGTCAGGGCTcagtattaaaaacaaaagagaaaCACCCGAAAGGTGAACGTACAACAATCCTTCTCGCCACAGAGCAATATCGACAATATTGGCAGAATTAGGAGAAAAGCAGCAGTATATCGACAGAACTAGCAGAAAAGCAGCAGTATATCGACAAAACTAGCAGAAAACCACCAGCATATCGACAGAACTAGCAGAGAAGCAGCAGTATATCGACAGAACTAGCTGAAAAGCAGCAGTATATTGACAGAACTAGCAGAAAAGCAGCAGTATATCGACAGAACTAGCTGAAAAGCAGCAGTATATCGACAGAACTAGCTGAAAAGCAGCAGTATATCGACAGAACTAGCAGAAAAGCAGCAGTATATCGACAGAACTAGCAGAAAAGCAGCAGTATATCGACAGAACTAGCAGAAAAGCAGCAGTATATCGACAGAACTAGCAAAAAAGCAGCAGTATATCGACAGAACTAGCAGAAAAGCAGCAGTATATCGACAAAATTAGCAGCAGTATATCGACAGAGCTAGCAGAAAACCAGCAGCATATCGACAGAATAAGCAGAAAAGCAGCAGTATATCGACAGAACTAGCAGAGAAGCAGCAGTATATCGACAGAACTAGCTGAAAAGCAGCAGTATATTGACGGAACTAGCAGAAAAGCAGCAGTATATCGACAGAACTAGCTGAAAAGCAGCAGTATATCGACAGAACTAGCAGAAAAGCAGCAGTATATCGACAGAACTAGCAGAAAAGCAGCAGTATATCGACAGAACTAGCAGAAAAGCAGCAGTATATCGACAGAACTAGCAGAAAAGCAGCAGTATATCGACAGAACTAGCAGAAAAGCAGCAGTATATCGACAGAACTAGCAGAAAAGCAGCAGTATATCGACAGAACTAGCAGAAAAGCAGCAGTATATCGACAGAACTAGCAGAAAAGCAGCAGTATATCGACAAAATTAGCAGCAGTATATCGACAGAGCTAGCAGAAAAGCAGCAGTATATCGACATAACGACGAGAAAAGCAGCAGTATATCGACAGAACTAGCAGAGAAGCAGCAGTATATCGACAGAACGACGAGAAAAGCAGCAGTAATCGACAGAACTAGCAGAAAACCAGCAGCATATCGACAGAATAAGCAGAAAACCAGCAGCATATCGACAGAACTAGCAGAGAAGCAGCAGTATATCGACAGAACTAGCAGAAAACCAGCAGCATATCGACAGAACTAGCAGAAAACCAGCAGCATATCGACAGAACTAGCAGAAAACCAGCAGTATATCGACTGAACCAGCATAAAAGCAGCAGTATATCGACAGAAATAGCAAAAGAACAGCAGTATATCGACAGAAAGACCAGAAAACCAGCAGTATACCAACTGAAGGATTAGCCGCAAATGGTCACGACGATTACATCATATAATGAAACATGGGACTTGCTAAACTTACAACCTAAATCGTTATATAACTGGCCCATTTCTTTGTAATTTTCCTGATGTACACCAGCGTTAATAACTAATAGTTTTGACAAGGTTTATCCACTTGTCTGGTGAGAGGTAATAATTTgcaattttcttcaaaaaaccATATCGACCTCTTAAATTACCTAAATTCTGAAACTCGAAAAGTAAAgctaatacaaaaatatttttatgataatcCTATCAAACTGGTTTGGTGGTTTCTCTATAGTAAAATTTCAACTCAATATCAAATTTCCTAAAGTTTATCCTTTTTCGATTTTCGCGAAATTGAAGACATAGAAAGCGAAACCATAGCAAAATAGCTACTACGACTTAGAAAATTTGATTCTTTTTACTCAATACTTTATATCTTTAAGCTCCTTCTTGTCatggaaaaaaacttgtgttCACAATGTTTCTTTTCAGCGtactattttttgattttaatttaaaaaagaaaaacggtACGTTTAAATAATGTCGATTATCCGACACCTTAATACggtaacaaaaacattttgtcgTCTTTAcgacaaaaaaacattacatcCTTGGTTATGTTAATTATATCTAGTTACAATTCGTCATTTATAATGAAGCGACTTTTACCATGTGTATTTCAAAGCTGCTTGCGATGACTGAATATTCTTCTACAGTCTGCAGAATTGTCAAACATTGTGTATCAAGCCTTTATGATGACAGGGCTGGTAAAACTGTGCCTGTGCATTCTCCAAAACCGACACGATAACCAATCCCTTGTGCATAGCCCGTCATTACAACGTCATCGCCGTCTTTTAAGAACTTGCGCACTTCACCATTTCCAATTGATACTTCACGACTACCTTTCCATGACAGCTCAAGCATGCTACCAAACGATTCTTGCTCCTACAATTAATTAAAAAGTAGAAAGGGTTAACAGAAAgttcttttagattttaaatcaaACACATTTACATCAAAACACAATAAAGAATAGTTTTAACGTCACATTAAAAACAAGGGAAGGGAGGAAAGGAATTGTTTGCGAGAATTATGTAAAATacggaataaaaaattgcaaatgcccatttttattgaaattcgATATTAAAATGGCGAAATAGTAACCTAAGATACCTATTGTGTTGCTAATATCCTATTTCCAAAGTGAGAAAAAGTGATAGGCAGATTGCAAAGAAGCTTGAATAACATGAAATGCGAAAATAAGGATAGTGAATATTCGCCTAAGTTTAACAATAGCGGAATTTAGGTTTGTGGATACAAGGCAAATTTGCACTCATTTATTCCGCATTCTTTTCTACTCATTCATTCCTTCCCTTACATACGGTATAATTTCAACATGTATATATCACattctaaaatataaacaattacTCCCCGATGAAATTACTAAGTTTTTTACGAATATGTTTTGTTGGTAACATACCGAGCCGCTAATTGTACCAGAACCCATTAAATCGCCAGGTTGAATGTTACATCCGGTTACAGTATGATGGGCTAATTGCTGTTTAGCCGTCCAGTACATATTCTAAAATGATAATATATTTTGCTATGTGACACTGTCGTTGAAGTGTGTTAGATACGCTCTGATTGAGTGTGCAGACATCATACCTTCAGATTCGACTTACAAACAACACCAGCTTTCTCCCGACCCTCTCCTAAAAGAATCAcaatttagattttaaagaaattgagtTAAAGTTTAGTATATACCAAAAACAAATCCAAGAGATGATTGTAAAGATACAAATCAAAGATTTTAAAAGTTACCTTTAATGGCAACTTCCAGGTGAACATCAAATCGAAACGGATCATCATGTTTTAAGTAAGGAAATACTTCAGGTTcctgaaaataaatgaaagaatacAACTCTTAGAGTAAAAAACAATGCTAGAATGGGATGCACACAAAGAATTAAGATTTGCTGCAGAATGCTTTGACAGCTGCAGTGAGTAACTTTTAAACTGAAGCTATAAGTTGGAAGAAAAACTTTATACTGAAGAATATCTTAAAATGACAGTTTTTTATAATATGCTACATTATATAACTCTGTTTTGTGTAAATTTCGGACATCACAAAAATTAACGCAGCATGTTGATAGTTAACATGCATACAATCATAAACAAAACGCGACAGTGTAACATGAGTATTTCTCTCACAGGTAGCACGTTTAAGAAAACATAACTTCAACCACAAAATGGCATTACCACCTTCATAAAGTCACTATTTCAATTGCATCAATAACATAATGAAAGCAATTACAATACGAAAGTTTAGTGCAAATTTAAATGCAATCTCGTTATGAAATATATCacctatttctttttaaatatcgtTCGCCGCGGCTAGACTAAATGACATTTGCTACACGCAAATAATTTAATAACTAATCCAATTgacactttgtaatttttgaaatatgttaaaaacacttaaggtttattttttaacaaagaagcaGTCTTCTGTGGATGGTATATCGTGCGCAGAAACATGCAGATATAACCCACGGCCAATGACGCAAGGTAGGAGAaacaatttttagatttttgtggCGAAACatattaacatatttttacaaacaGTCTAAAATAGGGAAAATAATGTCATAacgtacaaaaaaataattggacAGAACATTCTCATTTTAAATCGTTGTGTAACAAATATTCCTCATAATTTGATCAATTTGTAACCATTCAAACTAACTAACAGTAAGCTGATTCATTCTTGTGTAACCAAACTCTTAGAAAGTCTGgtagaatttttttgaaaagacaCCTCAGAAAATTACATCTCTACTTCTAAGGAATTCAGGCTATTGACACATGACCACAAACTCAATCACTAACACACCTGTTTCACATTGTCAATTGCAAAAGGCATTAGCGCATCCACCGTGACAATCCAAGGCGAGATGGTGGTGGCAAAATTCTTCGCTGTAAATGGACCCAGCGGTACGTACTCCCATTTCTGAATGTCACGAGCTATGAAAAATTTAGTATTGATCATGGTATGCTTGTAACAAGAAAACGCtagaaaaaaagttgtgtttgTAGAAGCAGAATCCTGCTGAACACACACACACGCACACAAAGCAAACGAAAAAAAAAGGATATTTACCGCTCCAGTCATTCATAAGAGTGAATCCAAAAATATGTTCATGAgcctaaagaaaaagaaaataacatatAAAGTATATGTGATGTGGTAAGCGTTATTGTCGGGGAGATTGTACTATTTGTAATATTCCGAAAATtgcaaaatttgcgaaaattaatctcGTCAGAAAAGCACgtttattttcctgaaaaatcAGTAAATAGTTAACTCAAAGTAGACTTAATCTAATGtattttatctttgttttaTTGATACAGAATAATTGTGTTATGGTCCATATAATTAATGTTTGACGGAGCGCAAACTACGTCAAGATAAATCCCATCGTACTGGCCAGCAACACCACAAGATTAACAGTACTTACATTTGCAGCTGTTATTGGTTCACCTAATTTGTTGGCTGGTCCACAGAAAAAAGCCTAAAATACCAGAACATATGCAGTTATAAATCCAGTCGTTGATGGTGTGAAAGAAAGTTGGCTTTCCATGTGCGGTAAAAATCACATAAAATCTTCCGTTTGCGGCTACTATCGACTCTACCATTTTTacttgtatatgtatatataaaaaaaacagttggCCTGTGTttctaaaaactataaaataagaaaatataaaataaaaaactataaaatggACAGTGTTTCTaaaattttcatcaaaataGATACGAAAGAGgtattacttttaatttttagataacCTATCCCAAAGTTTTATTGAATACCATAACATGCTGTGCATTTTCTTTGTAAAGAAATAACACATGTGTGTCTTTTGTGGACAATAACGTTtcttatcattttattttcaacgcAGGGGATTTCAGAGACAACTACAACTAACATTTTCAGTCCTCAGACGTGATACGTATGGTTACAACaatcaaaaatatcaagaatTGACAAATCAAAATAGAGGCCAGCATgaatgaaaattaaattttctatcCGACAGTACTCAACTTTGTTAACGTTACAACAGCAGGTGGTCCGAAATTGCGCTCAATAACAAAACATTGtcgaagaaaaattataaatattttgagtTCAAGCGTTGACTTATTACATTCGATTCATTAACTttgcatgtttttgctttttcgaAGATCTATATGCTCATTGCCAATGAATAAATGCGTGGTCACGTACGAAAAAAAAATCACCACAGCGAAAAAAACATCTATTTTATTTCCTTTGTTTTTCACAAACAATAAGATCGAAGATAAGgcaatttgttttataaaaaaatttgcaaatttttgtttCGCCTTTTCTTTTGAAACAAATAGATGGATATATTGTTTGTGGATATAAGGGTATATTCAATAAAAAATCATGTAACCGCACAAAGCCCAATTGAAAATCCCTTCTTCAATGTTTGAAACATTAAAACAaagaacatgaaaaaaaaaaaaattgttttactttttgCTTTCCATCGATTAAATCGACATCCTGTAAGGGCAAACGCAAATCACGATTGGACGCAGTGAGATTAAACACGTGATGTGAAATCATTCACTTGCAGGCTTATTGAACACAAAATACTTTGTTGACATTTTGGCTTTCTGGTTCAATATCTGTTTGGAACTGTTTGGTGATATTAAACACCACATACCACTGGAACATCCAAATTTGTTGTAAAGTAAAAACCGATGATTTAACATGCATGGCAAGGTATACTTTAACGTATGTGGAAAACATTACGAGACATACCCACAAACTCTAGATAGATTTCCTGGCACTATATTAGGTACAGAAAAGAAGCGATTGCGTTTAACTTGCCACGCTCAAAACATCATCCACCTCAGCTGCTCCACAAGGTGTTTCGAcgccattttgttttattatcaaTCGAACGGTATACTTTCCAGACCATATGACACAAGTATGGAAGAGTTTCTCACTGTGTGCTATCAATTTCGAATAGACGAGGAGCGTATTACTTACATACGCGCGAAAGAAGGCTACTTCTTGTCATCGCAACACAGCTCCTCACAGCTCGCAACAAACTGCCAGTGTCTCTCCAAGATAAGGAAGTTTCTAGACGATCCGCACTATTCTACAGGAGCTTACGTCTACGCGGTCTTGTCACTGCTACTTATTTTGATATCAACTGTTCTCAACTGCGTCGTGTCCTTGCCGCAGATAACAAGCAAACGCACAAGAAACATCAAGACAGATCCGTGGGTACAAACAGAAGCGTGCTTCAACATCCTCTTCGCTCTAGAATTAACCTTACGTTTCGTAGTCTCCGCACAAAAGTTGAAATTCGCAAAAGATTTCTTTAACATCATAGATTTTGTAGCTGTGTTCCCATATTTAATAGTAACAGCAGTGACGTCACAAGGCGCTTCTAACGTTGCATTTCTGAAAGCTCTCCGCACTGTTCGCGTGTTGAGACTTCTTAGATTCTCGAAACACTCGCACACGTTGGACACCGTACTAAGGATCATCGCAAACTGTATGAAAGACTTGATTGTTCTCCTGTTATGTTTGTTTCTAACGTGTTGCATCTCGGGTAGTTTGGAGTATTTCATTGAAAATCCAACCGATAATAATTTCACCAGCATCCCTCAGTCCATGTGGTGGGCTCTACAAACAGTTGTATGTCTCGGCTACGGTGATATCGTGCCCAAAACAGATTTTGGAAAGTTCATCGGCATGGTTGTCGCGATATTCGGTGCCGTGACAATAACAATTCCCCTGCTATCCTTGGGAGGTCATTATCTTGGAATGTACACAAAAACATTTCGAGTAGCTCTTGGCCCAGACTTAGCGCATGTATGGGAATATCCCATAAGAGCTAGACTAACACATTCTAGTGAAATTATTACAGCGAGGAGAAGCGTAGTACGTGGACTTGTAAGTACACCAAGGGATGACACAGTAGACGAACGGAAGAATATGAATTAGAATCGAGTtgctttctttatttcttcaaaaaatgtttgtttttcacGAAATTCGCGGAATAAAATTTTCACCAATcgcaaaaaaataaactttcttaAGAACAATAAGAGATGAGAAAcagtaaaagttattttttcagttGATTGTGAACCTTATGGCGCTATGCTAGAATTAAGTAACCTTTACAAGGAGATAATTGAGATTCTTTAGATTTCGGAAACTGACGATCGCTATTTTTTTGCGAGataaaactttcgcgaatggtcTTTTTTCTATGTTTTATGTAGTACGTGGACTTGTAAGTACACTAAGGGATGACACAGTAGACGAACGGAAGAATATGAATTAGAATCGAGttgatttctttatttctttgaaCAATGGTAATGAATTTCAAGAACGCTTACCTTGACTGGCACTGCACTGCAGAAATCACacttcaaaaaatattatgttaTCGAACAATTTTTGGCTTAACTTTTAACatcagttaaaaaaaactgttagcAACAAAATTATGTTTGTCTTTGACACATTGTCTTTCACAATAGTAAGTCAATTCAAACTAAACACGTTCTTGTGCGAAAAAAGAAAGGTATTGGTTTAGAACAGGAGGCTAACTAAACAATTAAATTTACGATATGAGGCAAATTCATTTCTTCGACTGTGtttgaagatttaaaaaaacttaattttaatACCCCTAAGTCGACGAGGCTATAAATATAACAACGAATAGAAAATGAAGAGATGCGTTACTTACCATTTCTAGTTCAAAATCCATAATTTTGCAAGCTCCAAATACTGGTGGTTTAGCTAaggtaagaaaaataaatttaattggtACATGAAGCAGTAGTCTTTAGCAATGTAAACATGTGGATTTTTTGGCGTTTAACCAATTTTAAAAGTatcagtaatataaaaaaaaaaaattagatgaaaaaaattaatataaaaatgtaagtGAGCagcaagataaataaaaaaatataatttttcgtAATTGGGCCCAACCCTTGAAATAAATATGAGCACAAAAAAggtgaaaataatttaaaataacgtACTGTCATCTGATCGCGATTGTCCACATGGTCTACGTACAGGTGTACCGGAGACAACAACTGAAGAGGCTCTCCCATGGTATCCAACTGGAAGATACAACCTTTGTGGAAAATAGTTCACGTTGTAGAGGTGaaagtaaaaaagtaaagaaagaaaTAGGAAAGGAtactacaatatatatatataaataaaccaaacaaaccaaataaaattaataagaatatagtttgtaatttctttaaattaaagaggtatctttttgtaaaatttgaacCTAATATGATGTCTAGTGGCTATAACTCGTTATCACTCAactttgaaatattaaaatagaGGATAGAATGATGAGGTAGCAAGTGGCCAGAAATCGGATTTAAATTGAAAGAATGTTGGTAAAAGAAAGGATAAATTATCGGGGTTTTCAAAAAACGGTTGCAGAGTTATAAGAGTTAAACATATGCCAACGCTTACCAGTTCGGCATGAGTGCATTTTCTTTTCCTCTAAACATAGTACCAACATTAGTAGCATGCTCTCTTGAAGAATAAAAGTCGGTGTAGTCACCTAAAAAGTAACATAACATATGAGAATACGTTGAACAACCGTTAGCACATTttctagtttaaatttttaatgcatTACCATTGTAGGTTTTAAATTATAGCATTAATTTGGAATCAACTAATCCCTTATAAATTAATGCAAAACTAGTTAAAAGAACCAGGAAAAAAATCTAATTAGTCAGAAGAACAAGATTAATGATTTTAATGATGTCAGCCATGCAATAGTAaacaaagttttaggtgcaatgcaatggcttcactaattgaCAATCTTGCAGTAATGCTTAAATAGCCGATTaataaatttagatgaaaaaaagATCTCCTTTGGAAAGTTGAATTTTGGAATGGTTTGGTATTTTCAGTCGCACACAAACTTATAGCCTagtaatataataaatatacaaaaataaaatgtgaTTCTGCTGCATACTGAACTAAACTGACTGACTTATAACTGTGACAAGGCTTTGTTTTAACTATATGTACATACCTATTTTTGCTGGAAGGTGCATCTGAACTTTACTTCTTGGAATTAATGCTCTGtaaatttagacaaatatttttaacaagagATTTGGCAAAGCTTAAGTTCAGATTTTTACAACGtagctgaaaaaaaacaaaaaaattgtaccaTAGCCTAAATAAAAATGCCCAAAAAATGCTGGCATTTTGGCCTGAAAATACAACACACAACATTTTATATTGTAATAGAACagattttttgatgaaaatGTTGATTAAATCATTACATTATATTTTAACTTGGgaattatttatcaaaaaaCCAAATAAAGGCTGATAACTGAAGTGTAAACAAGTCAGCCTGGCGTATCAAAattttaacaaggaaaaataTAAATGCAGCTGTATCATAATGTTCATAAGAACAAAGCAAAAATTATGAATGCTgaaagcaaacaaaaacaatgctTTATGTTGTGAACAGAATTCTCCAATGAGTGACAGACAGCATCTACTATTAGCATATCATTTATGCATTGTATATGTTGTGAACAGAATTCTCCAATGAGTGACAGACAGCATCTACTATCAGCATATCATTTATGCATTGTATATGTTGTGAACAGAATTCTCCAATGAGTGACAGACAGCATCTACTATCAGCATATCATTTATGCATTGTATATGTTGTGAACAGAATTCTCCAATGAGTGACAGACAGCATCTACTATCAGCATATCATTTATGCATTGTATATGTTGTGAACAGAATTCTCCAATAAGTGAAAGACAGCATCTACTATCAGCATATCATTTATGCATTGTATATGTTGTGAACAGAATTCTCCAATAAGTGAAAGACAGCATCTACTATTAGCATATCATTTATGCATTGTATATGTTGTGAACAGAATTCTTCAATAAGTGACAGACAGCATCTACTATCAGCATATCATTTATGCATTGTATATGTTGTGAACAGAATTCTCCAAT
The genomic region above belongs to Hydractinia symbiolongicarpus strain clone_291-10 chromosome 4, HSymV2.1, whole genome shotgun sequence and contains:
- the LOC130641447 gene encoding fumarylacetoacetase-like is translated as MSFITISEESHFPIQNLPYGVFSVGSSPSRIGVAIGDYVLDLNEVKHLFNGPVLSSKQHVFSETTLNSFMSHGRSAWKEAREKLQQILSKDEGILRDDSTLREKALIPRSKVQMHLPAKIGDYTDFYSSREHATNVGTMFRGKENALMPNWLYLPVGYHGRASSVVVSGTPVRRPCGQSRSDDTKPPVFGACKIMDFELEMAFFCGPANKLGEPITAANAHEHIFGFTLMNDWSARDIQKWEYVPLGPFTAKNFATTISPWIVTVDALMPFAIDNVKQEPEVFPYLKHDDPFRFDVHLEVAIKGEGREKAGVVCKSNLKNMYWTAKQQLAHHTVTGCNIQPGDLMGSGTISGSEQESFGSMLELSWKGSREVSIGNGEVRKFLKDGDDVVMTGYAQGIGYRVGFGECTGTVLPALSS